A genomic region of Jaculus jaculus isolate mJacJac1 chromosome 10, mJacJac1.mat.Y.cur, whole genome shotgun sequence contains the following coding sequences:
- the Lysmd2 gene encoding lysM and putative peptidoglycan-binding domain-containing protein 2 isoform X2, whose translation MEQIKRANKLFTNDCIFLKKTLNIPIISEKPLLFNGLNSIDSPEKEIVDGSICQEEPMAGQELSPSSPQESEPEFAQPEEEVSARDFLQRLDLQIQLSTQAARKLKEESRDEESPYASSLYHS comes from the exons atggAACAGATTAAAAGAGCCAATAAACTGTTTACCAATGATTGTATATTTCTGAAGAAGACTTTGAACATTCCAATTATATCAGAGAAACCTTTGTTATTTAATGGGCTTAACTCCATTGATTCTCCAGAAAAGGAAATTGTTGATGGCAGCATTTGTCAAGAAGAGCCCATGGCTGGGCAAGAGCTCTCtccttccagccctcaggaaTCAGAGCCTGAGTTTGCCCAGCCTGAGGAGGAAGTATCAGCCAGAGATTTCTTACAGAGACTGGACTTGCAGATTCAGTTATCAACACAGGCAGCCAGGAAGCTCAAAGAGGAGAGCAG agatgAAGAGAGCCCCTATGCATCTTCCCTCTATCACAGTTAA
- the Lysmd2 gene encoding lysM and putative peptidoglycan-binding domain-containing protein 2 isoform X1 produces the protein MADAAASPALRARAPRPPGSSPPPRPRPEREPDEAELSLSLARTKTRSYGSTASVRAPLGAGVVERLVEHRVRAGDTLQGIALKYGVSMEQIKRANKLFTNDCIFLKKTLNIPIISEKPLLFNGLNSIDSPEKEIVDGSICQEEPMAGQELSPSSPQESEPEFAQPEEEVSARDFLQRLDLQIQLSTQAARKLKEESRDEESPYASSLYHS, from the exons ATGGCGGACGCGGCGGCCTCGCCGGCCCTGCGCGCCCGGGCGCCCCGGCCCCCGGGCTCCTCGCCGCCGCCGCGCCCGCGCCCCGAGCGCGAGCCCGACGAGGCCGAGCTGTCGCTGAGTCTGGCCCGCACCAAGACCCGCTCGTACGGCAGCACCGCCAGCGTGCGGGCGCCGCTGGGCGCCGGCGTCGTGGAGCGCCTAGTGGAGCACCGGGTCCGCGCCGGAGACACGCTGCAGGGCATCGCGCTCAAGTACGGAGTCTCG atggAACAGATTAAAAGAGCCAATAAACTGTTTACCAATGATTGTATATTTCTGAAGAAGACTTTGAACATTCCAATTATATCAGAGAAACCTTTGTTATTTAATGGGCTTAACTCCATTGATTCTCCAGAAAAGGAAATTGTTGATGGCAGCATTTGTCAAGAAGAGCCCATGGCTGGGCAAGAGCTCTCtccttccagccctcaggaaTCAGAGCCTGAGTTTGCCCAGCCTGAGGAGGAAGTATCAGCCAGAGATTTCTTACAGAGACTGGACTTGCAGATTCAGTTATCAACACAGGCAGCCAGGAAGCTCAAAGAGGAGAGCAG agatgAAGAGAGCCCCTATGCATCTTCCCTCTATCACAGTTAA